The genomic DNA ATGGGTCAACTTCTAGAGTCATTCTATAAAACTACTGGGATTTATGCTTTCACAACTCCTAGAGATGATGTAATGACTTCAGAAGCTCATGCAGAAGATGCAAGACCTATGACTACTTTTGAACAAACTTGGGGTAGATTAATAATGATAGGTATTTGTCTATTCTTATTTTACCTTGCTATTTCAAAAGGGTTTGAACCATTATTACTAATGCCTATTGCATTTGGTGGTATCTTAGCTAATATTCCACTAGCTGGAATTGGTGGAGAGACTGGTATGCTTGGTATTATCTATAATATGGGTATTGCTAATGGATTCTTCCCATTACTTATCTTTATGGGTGTTGGAGCAATGACAGACTTTACTCCATTATTAGCAAATCCTAAAGCAGCAATCTTAGGTGGTGCTGCACAGTTTGGTATCTTTGGATCGTTAGTTGGTGCAGTTGCAATTGGATTTGATTTACAATCTGCTTCGGCTATTTCAATTATTGGTGGAGCTGATGGACCAACATCAATCTTTATTGCAAATAGACTTGCTCCAGAACTTTTAGGTGCAATTGCAGTTGCAGCTTATTCTTATATGGCATTAGTACCAGTAATTCAACCTCCAATTATGAAGGCATTAACTTCAGAGGCTGAAAGAAAAATCAAAATGCCAAAATTAAGAAAAGTAAATAAATTAGAGAATTTAACATTGCCAATTGTACTATTATTGTT from Arcobacter sp. F155 includes the following:
- a CDS encoding sodium ion-translocating decarboxylase subunit beta — protein: MNKKIIASMLLLFFALFSTNAFASSNAAPTEEVKHEYHEKSMGQLLESFYKTTGIYAFTTPRDDVMTSEAHAEDARPMTTFEQTWGRLIMIGICLFLFYLAISKGFEPLLLMPIAFGGILANIPLAGIGGETGMLGIIYNMGIANGFFPLLIFMGVGAMTDFTPLLANPKAAILGGAAQFGIFGSLVGAVAIGFDLQSASAISIIGGADGPTSIFIANRLAPELLGAIAVAAYSYMALVPVIQPPIMKALTSEAERKIKMPKLRKVNKLENLTLPIVLLLLAILFLPESTPLIGAFCLGNFFKQSGAVERLSDTMQNSLINIVTIFLGLGVGSKLAADKFLVIETLGIMAIGLIAFAAGTAAGVIMAKIMNKFASDENKINPLIGAAGVSAVPMAARVVSKVGQEYDKSNVLLMHAMGPNVAGVIGSAVAAGVLLS